Proteins from one uncultured Cohaesibacter sp. genomic window:
- a CDS encoding lipoprotein: MAHGIFSKSVVKTAATGLIALGMVASLAACGVRGPLQAPSANTNAQSTIKDPVASEGAVDEQEPQATPTKTANDDFFLDPLL; the protein is encoded by the coding sequence ATGGCTCATGGCATTTTTTCAAAGTCCGTCGTCAAAACCGCCGCAACCGGCCTCATCGCATTGGGCATGGTGGCCAGCCTAGCCGCCTGCGGTGTGCGCGGACCACTGCAGGCCCCGTCAGCCAACACCAATGCGCAAAGCACCATCAAGGATCCGGTGGCAAGCGAAGGAGCCGTTGACGAGCAAGAGCCTCAGGCCACCCCGACGAAGACGGCCAATGACGACTTCTTCCTCGACCCTCTGCTCTAG